The Yoonia sp. SS1-5 genome contains a region encoding:
- a CDS encoding FliI/YscN family ATPase — MTLLLDRLEATRAALYGMTPRPPQGRVTRLSGPVIRAVFSHAIIGEICEIHRTAGQPAIIGRVVGLDDNEVIISPFGACTGLAVGAPVRSYGRELTVAVGHQLLGRTLDGMGNPIDGLDPLPPGMMRRPVTCDAPPPMTRPLIERPMITGMKAIDFATTLGRGQRVGIFGSAGTGKSSTLSAIAQHCEADIIVIAMIGERGREVREFLERSLPAEKRRNTVVVAATSDRSPMERLNGAHVATAIAESFRDEGKSVLLMMDSLTRVARALREIGLAAGEAPTRRGYPASVYPALPELIERAGRNVHGDITGLFTVLVEGDDANDPIGEEVRSLTDGHIILDPKIAAEGRYPAINVARSLSRIMGDVTDDTHREMMIEVRRLIAIYERIEILVQIGEYEPGQDKDNDRAVALVPKINEAFKQKIEEKFALEDTFALFKKILSDAK; from the coding sequence ATGACCCTGTTGCTGGACCGGCTTGAGGCAACGCGCGCGGCGCTTTACGGGATGACGCCACGCCCGCCACAGGGCCGTGTCACCCGGCTTTCGGGTCCGGTGATCAGGGCTGTATTCTCGCACGCCATCATCGGTGAAATCTGTGAAATCCATCGTACGGCTGGACAGCCCGCCATCATTGGTCGTGTTGTCGGTCTTGACGATAATGAAGTGATCATCAGCCCCTTTGGCGCGTGTACAGGTTTGGCAGTTGGTGCGCCGGTGCGCAGTTATGGCCGCGAACTTACCGTCGCCGTGGGTCACCAACTTTTAGGCCGCACCCTTGATGGGATGGGCAACCCGATTGACGGGTTGGACCCGCTTCCCCCGGGCATGATGCGTCGTCCTGTCACCTGTGATGCCCCGCCACCGATGACGAGGCCATTGATCGAACGCCCGATGATCACGGGCATGAAAGCCATCGATTTTGCGACCACCTTGGGCCGAGGGCAAAGGGTGGGGATTTTCGGGTCCGCCGGAACCGGGAAATCGTCAACCCTTTCAGCGATCGCCCAGCATTGTGAAGCAGATATCATCGTGATCGCCATGATTGGCGAACGCGGCCGCGAGGTGCGGGAATTTCTTGAGCGCAGCTTGCCAGCCGAAAAGCGGCGCAACACCGTGGTTGTTGCGGCGACGTCGGATCGATCACCGATGGAGCGGCTGAACGGCGCCCATGTGGCAACCGCAATTGCCGAAAGCTTTCGCGACGAAGGCAAATCCGTGCTGTTGATGATGGATAGCCTGACCCGTGTTGCACGTGCCTTGCGTGAAATCGGCCTTGCCGCCGGCGAGGCCCCGACGCGTCGCGGCTACCCCGCGTCGGTTTACCCGGCACTCCCTGAATTGATCGAACGCGCAGGCCGCAATGTGCATGGGGATATTACCGGTCTGTTTACCGTCCTTGTCGAAGGCGATGACGCCAATGACCCGATTGGTGAGGAGGTCCGCAGCCTGACAGATGGCCATATCATTCTGGACCCCAAAATCGCTGCCGAGGGCCGCTATCCGGCAATTAATGTTGCCCGCAGCCTTAGTCGGATCATGGGTGATGTCACTGACGACACGCATCGGGAAATGATGATCGAGGTCCGCCGGTTGATCGCCATTTATGAGCGGATCGAAATCCTGGTGCAGATCGGGGAATACGAACCCGGTCAGGACAAGGACAATGATCGCGCGGTCGCGCTGGTCCCGAAAATAAACGAAGCCTTCAAACAGAAGATTGAGGAGAAGTTCGCGCTGGAAGACACTTTTGCTCTTTTCAAGAAAATTCTGTCCGATGCAAAGTAA
- a CDS encoding tetratricopeptide repeat protein: MKWIILPAVLAPPAFADICPPVADHSARLGEIIVDLGQARGQGEAQVLSQQLWSLWTDAPDAKAQALLDEGMRKRSSFDFLGARDTLDALVEYCPDYAEGYNQRAFASYLRQDFEAALIDLDKALSIMPNHIAALSGKGLTLMGLGRHDEAQDALRAAVEMNPWLQERALLVEPPDIEL, translated from the coding sequence ATGAAGTGGATCATCTTGCCTGCCGTTCTGGCCCCGCCCGCCTTTGCCGATATATGCCCGCCGGTCGCTGATCATTCCGCGCGACTGGGTGAAATCATCGTTGATCTGGGCCAGGCCCGTGGTCAGGGCGAGGCGCAGGTCCTGAGCCAGCAGCTTTGGTCTTTGTGGACGGATGCGCCGGATGCCAAGGCGCAAGCGCTTTTGGATGAGGGCATGCGCAAGCGGTCCAGTTTCGATTTTCTGGGCGCGCGCGACACGCTTGACGCGCTTGTCGAATATTGCCCGGATTATGCGGAAGGCTATAACCAAAGGGCATTTGCAAGCTACCTGCGACAGGATTTCGAGGCCGCCTTGATTGATCTGGACAAGGCGTTGTCAATCATGCCCAATCACATTGCTGCATTGTCCGGCAAGGGCCTGACCTTGATGGGTCTGGGCCGTCACGACGAGGCGCAGGATGCGTTGCGCGCTGCGGTTGAAATGAACCCTTGGCTGCAAGAGCGGGCGCTGTTAGTGGAACCACCCGATATCGAGCTCTGA
- a CDS encoding Lrp/AsnC family transcriptional regulator has translation MWCPFPVGPSYRIERVFIACYFNSDEANELQFEVFVGDLFSELDSFDRKIVDILAVEGRISVTALARRISLSKSPTQARLKRLEESGVIRGYRALFDPIRLGRDHVAFVEVKLSDTRETALSAFAAAVMQIPEVEQCHLIAGAFDYLLKVRTSGMTGYRAVLAEKISTLPHVSNTSTYVAMQAIKENGANPPTLGVPS, from the coding sequence ATGTGGTGTCCTTTCCCCGTTGGCCCATCATACCGGATTGAACGGGTATTTATTGCCTGCTATTTTAATTCCGACGAGGCAAATGAACTGCAATTTGAGGTTTTCGTGGGCGATTTGTTTTCCGAACTGGACAGTTTTGATCGTAAGATCGTTGATATTCTCGCGGTAGAGGGCCGGATCAGCGTAACGGCGCTGGCACGGCGTATATCGCTATCCAAGTCGCCGACCCAGGCCCGTTTGAAACGGCTGGAAGAGTCCGGTGTCATTCGCGGATATCGCGCCTTGTTCGACCCGATACGCCTGGGGCGCGATCATGTGGCATTTGTAGAGGTCAAACTATCTGACACCCGTGAGACGGCTTTATCTGCCTTTGCCGCGGCAGTGATGCAAATTCCCGAGGTAGAACAATGTCATCTGATTGCCGGCGCGTTCGACTATCTGCTGAAGGTTCGCACATCCGGCATGACAGGTTATCGTGCTGTTCTGGCTGAGAAAATATCGACCTTGCCGCATGTGTCGAACACATCGACCTATGTGGCGATGCAGGCGATCAAGGAGAATGGGGCAAACCCGCCCACGCTTGGCGTTCCATCGTGA
- a CDS encoding FliM/FliN family flagellar motor switch protein, with the protein MPRDHADNGQASSRPLTERDRKILIEKFNASAINLADLRLQFVDDAYDGVVADWDKLTVVVGEETCHVYVPTLALRMIFLNAGYNEKTRAWTDRLRKIMYRHLLSEELGKLHDQQGVTVLITQCEAVQSDPGILPASLLFSINLSDANVQPLPLLIDTLPSVMRDWMGGEDEAAGGSADGVSTDAEGIIVPVSVRSPDFQIPLHVIKDAAKGDVILLDRSWNRTTDRIIRIANTQLWRATRRRSGKIILGDKMDIEQIDADGAIAQETPDRLDGDDVFDAREILVNVSIEHCRAQISLQEVTGMRGGEILPINPPENDVVRVLVNGKFLRYGKLVDYEGQVGVQLLAEHDRTS; encoded by the coding sequence ATGCCAAGAGATCACGCAGATAATGGCCAGGCAAGCAGTCGGCCGCTGACCGAAAGAGATCGCAAGATTCTCATTGAAAAGTTTAATGCCAGCGCGATCAATCTTGCGGATCTTAGACTTCAGTTCGTTGACGATGCGTATGATGGCGTCGTTGCTGATTGGGACAAACTGACCGTCGTTGTCGGCGAAGAAACCTGTCATGTGTATGTGCCAACATTGGCGCTTCGAATGATTTTTTTGAACGCCGGGTATAATGAAAAGACACGGGCATGGACCGACCGCCTGCGCAAGATCATGTACCGGCACCTGCTGTCCGAAGAACTTGGTAAGTTACACGACCAACAGGGCGTTACCGTGTTGATCACGCAATGTGAGGCGGTTCAGAGCGATCCCGGCATTTTGCCTGCCTCATTGCTGTTCAGCATCAATCTTTCAGACGCAAATGTGCAGCCGTTGCCGCTCCTTATCGATACGCTGCCGTCCGTCATGCGCGACTGGATGGGTGGTGAAGATGAAGCTGCGGGCGGGTCGGCAGATGGCGTATCGACTGACGCCGAGGGGATCATCGTGCCAGTATCGGTGCGCAGTCCCGATTTCCAGATCCCGCTTCATGTGATCAAAGACGCGGCCAAGGGCGACGTCATCTTGCTGGATCGGTCATGGAACCGGACCACCGATCGCATAATTCGCATCGCAAACACACAGTTGTGGAGGGCGACGCGTCGCCGCAGTGGCAAAATTATCCTGGGAGACAAAATGGACATTGAACAAATAGACGCAGATGGTGCTATCGCGCAGGAAACACCTGATCGTTTGGACGGCGATGATGTCTTTGATGCACGCGAAATTCTCGTGAATGTCAGCATCGAGCATTGCAGAGCGCAGATCAGTCTTCAGGAAGTTACGGGCATGAGAGGTGGAGAAATTCTACCGATAAATCCGCCGGAAAACGATGTGGTTCGCGTTCTCGTAAATGGCAAATTTCTGAGATATGGAAAACTGGTCGACTACGAGGGGCAGGTCGGTGTTCAGCTTTTAGCTGAGCACGACCGTACGAGCTAG
- a CDS encoding EscR/YscR/HrcR family type III secretion system export apparatus protein, whose translation MDYTSPLVIGFLASFFLLAVLSMTAFVKLSVVFMIIRNAMGLQHVPSNAVLMVLAFFLALFISLPTINAAVGAIQDTDIKLESPADFVALWNIGIAPFQIFLERNIDEAQSLFFTDIANELWEGSGLVATPESFIIQVPSFLVTELTEAFEIGFLLYLPFVAIDLAVTGILMALGMQMVQPNIIAVPFKLLIFVMVDGWAKLVSGLVVTYLG comes from the coding sequence ATGGATTACACTTCACCTCTCGTCATTGGCTTTCTGGCTTCCTTCTTCTTGCTGGCCGTGTTGTCCATGACAGCTTTCGTCAAGCTGTCGGTTGTGTTCATGATAATTCGCAACGCTATGGGCTTGCAGCACGTCCCGTCAAATGCGGTTTTGATGGTGCTTGCATTCTTTTTGGCGCTGTTCATATCACTGCCAACGATCAATGCGGCGGTCGGTGCGATTCAGGACACTGACATTAAGCTAGAAAGCCCTGCAGATTTTGTAGCCTTATGGAATATCGGCATTGCACCCTTCCAGATATTTTTAGAGCGCAATATTGACGAGGCTCAAAGCCTTTTCTTCACCGATATTGCGAATGAGCTGTGGGAGGGATCCGGACTCGTCGCAACGCCAGAAAGTTTCATCATACAAGTCCCAAGCTTTCTGGTGACGGAGCTGACCGAGGCGTTTGAAATCGGATTTTTGCTCTACCTGCCATTTGTTGCAATTGACCTTGCGGTCACAGGCATCCTCATGGCGTTGGGAATGCAGATGGTGCAGCCAAACATAATCGCGGTTCCCTTCAAGTTGCTGATCTTCGTCATGGTTGATGGATGGGCAAAATTGGTGAGCGGACTGGTCGTAACATATCTGGGGTAG
- the putA gene encoding bifunctional proline dehydrogenase/L-glutamate gamma-semialdehyde dehydrogenase PutA codes for MPRDDHPYLRQEIDARAYADEATCLAELISQAAFSDTDRAEISDAAATLVRKIRNSAEPGLMEVFLAEYALSTDEGIALMCLAEALLRVPDAETIDALIEDKIAPSDWGKHLGRSASSLVNASTWALMLTGRVLDDEQPGITGQLRGAIKRLGEPLIRTAVARAMREMGRQFVLGEDITKAMRRAEGMQAKGFTYSYDMLGEAARTDADARNYHLAYSRAISAIATHCTHDSVAENPGISIKLSALHPRYEVAQSDRVMAELVPRARALAMLAKSAGMGLNIDAEEADRLSLSLDVIEAVLSEPALAGWTGFGVVVQAYGQRAGLVIDHLHALATRLDRKIMVRLVKGAYWDAEIKHAQVQGMDGFPVFTAKQHTDISYISNARKLLGLTDRIYPQFATHNAHTVAAILHMARDLQRDPQSYEFQRLHGMGEVLHTLVLKEQGTNCRIYAPVGAHEDLLAYLVRRLLENGANSSFVNQIVDEDVPPDVVAACPFDQLGANVALTKGPDLYAPERQNAKGWDLTHMPTLVDIDAARKPFAATQFAAQPLTATNPDDPRSPAADATPIYNPAKPDDLVGHVAAATHADIDTALAAAQPWDADVATRARILNAAADAYEANAGQIFALLAREAGKTMPDVVAEIREAVDFLRYYAAQARPDRSARGIWTCISPWNFPLAIFTGQIAAALAAGNAVIAKPAEQTPLIASFAVALLHQAGVPAHVLQLLPGGGAVGAALTADVRINGVAFTGSTATARKIRASMAMHCNPGTPLIAETGGLNAMIVDSTALPEHAIRDIINGAFRSAGQRCSALRCLYVQDDIAPKLLKMLKGAMDELRADDPWDISTDLGPVIDKAAHQNIADYIQQAQAEGRIIHQLDAPRQGHFIPPTAIRVDSIAQMDREIFGPVLHVATFRAEALDEVITAINDTGYGLTFGLHTRIDDRVQAIVERVDAGNIYVNRDQIGAVVGSQPFGGEGLSGTGPKAGGPHYLPRFSGETREPIADSWDKSADLEALTDTLKAAPRQSPSAPTQMPGPTGESNQHSTRPRGPVLCLGPGKAAAAQQVALVDALGGYGVSSAGSIPPETLESLPIAAAIWWGDAATGRKIEMALAKRDGPITALITDTPDLAHVMHERHVCIDTTAAGGNASLLAEVAG; via the coding sequence ATGCCACGCGATGATCATCCGTATTTGCGCCAGGAAATCGACGCCCGGGCTTACGCCGATGAGGCCACATGTCTGGCCGAACTGATCAGCCAGGCCGCATTCTCAGATACGGACCGGGCCGAGATCAGCGACGCTGCCGCCACCCTTGTTCGAAAAATCCGCAACAGCGCCGAGCCCGGCCTGATGGAGGTCTTTCTGGCGGAGTATGCTCTTTCGACAGATGAAGGCATCGCGCTGATGTGCCTGGCCGAAGCCTTACTGCGTGTGCCTGACGCCGAAACAATTGACGCACTGATCGAGGATAAGATTGCCCCGTCGGATTGGGGCAAACATCTGGGCCGATCCGCCTCATCACTGGTGAATGCATCAACCTGGGCGCTGATGCTGACCGGTCGCGTGCTGGATGACGAGCAACCTGGCATTACAGGCCAATTGCGCGGCGCCATCAAACGACTGGGCGAGCCGCTGATCCGCACAGCCGTCGCGCGGGCCATGCGCGAAATGGGCCGTCAGTTTGTGTTGGGCGAGGACATCACCAAGGCGATGCGCCGCGCCGAAGGCATGCAGGCAAAGGGGTTCACCTATAGCTACGATATGCTGGGTGAGGCGGCCCGCACCGACGCAGACGCCAGAAATTATCACCTCGCCTATTCGCGGGCAATCAGCGCAATCGCGACACATTGCACACACGATAGTGTTGCGGAAAATCCGGGTATTTCGATCAAGCTCTCTGCCCTGCATCCGCGCTACGAAGTGGCCCAGAGCGACCGCGTGATGGCCGAACTTGTGCCACGCGCGCGCGCCCTCGCAATGCTTGCCAAATCCGCCGGGATGGGTCTGAATATTGACGCCGAAGAAGCCGACCGGCTGTCACTGTCGCTCGACGTGATCGAAGCTGTCTTATCCGAACCCGCCCTTGCCGGCTGGACAGGGTTTGGCGTGGTTGTGCAGGCCTACGGGCAACGGGCAGGTCTGGTGATTGATCACCTGCACGCCCTTGCGACCCGGTTGGACCGCAAGATCATGGTCAGGCTGGTCAAAGGCGCCTATTGGGACGCCGAGATCAAGCATGCGCAGGTTCAGGGCATGGACGGGTTTCCGGTATTCACGGCGAAACAGCACACCGATATCAGCTATATCAGCAATGCACGCAAACTCCTTGGTCTGACAGACCGAATCTACCCGCAATTTGCCACGCATAACGCGCACACGGTTGCCGCCATCCTGCATATGGCGCGTGACCTTCAAAGAGACCCGCAAAGCTACGAATTCCAGCGCCTGCATGGCATGGGCGAGGTTTTGCATACCCTCGTCCTGAAGGAACAAGGCACCAACTGTCGGATCTATGCGCCAGTGGGCGCGCATGAAGACCTGCTGGCCTATCTGGTGCGCCGTCTGCTGGAAAACGGGGCAAATTCCAGCTTCGTCAACCAGATCGTTGATGAGGATGTTCCGCCAGACGTTGTGGCCGCCTGCCCTTTTGATCAGCTGGGCGCAAATGTGGCGTTGACCAAAGGCCCTGATCTTTACGCGCCCGAACGGCAGAACGCCAAGGGCTGGGACCTGACGCACATGCCGACCCTTGTGGATATTGACGCCGCCCGGAAGCCGTTTGCCGCGACCCAGTTCGCAGCGCAGCCATTGACCGCAACAAATCCGGACGACCCACGCAGCCCGGCGGCGGACGCGACACCAATATACAATCCCGCAAAGCCAGACGATCTTGTTGGTCATGTCGCTGCGGCAACGCATGCTGACATCGACACGGCCCTCGCAGCAGCACAGCCCTGGGACGCAGATGTCGCAACACGCGCGCGCATTTTGAACGCGGCCGCCGACGCGTACGAGGCCAATGCAGGCCAGATATTTGCCCTACTGGCCCGCGAGGCTGGAAAGACCATGCCCGATGTGGTGGCCGAAATCCGCGAGGCTGTGGATTTTCTGCGCTACTATGCAGCACAGGCCCGCCCTGACCGGTCCGCGCGGGGCATCTGGACCTGTATCAGCCCATGGAACTTCCCCCTGGCCATCTTCACAGGCCAGATTGCCGCCGCACTTGCGGCTGGCAATGCCGTGATCGCAAAACCGGCAGAGCAAACCCCGTTGATCGCAAGCTTTGCCGTCGCATTGCTGCATCAGGCCGGCGTGCCTGCGCATGTGCTTCAGCTTCTGCCGGGCGGCGGTGCCGTTGGTGCGGCCCTCACGGCAGATGTCCGGATCAACGGCGTTGCTTTTACAGGCTCAACCGCAACCGCCCGCAAGATCAGGGCGTCCATGGCCATGCATTGCAATCCCGGCACCCCCCTCATCGCAGAGACCGGCGGGCTGAACGCGATGATCGTGGACAGCACCGCCCTGCCCGAACACGCAATCCGGGACATTATCAACGGGGCGTTCCGGTCGGCGGGGCAGCGATGTTCGGCGCTGCGCTGCCTTTATGTTCAGGACGATATCGCGCCAAAGCTTCTGAAAATGCTCAAGGGCGCCATGGACGAATTGCGGGCTGATGACCCATGGGACATATCAACCGACCTTGGGCCGGTCATTGACAAGGCAGCGCATCAGAATATCGCCGACTACATCCAGCAGGCGCAGGCCGAAGGCCGGATTATTCATCAGCTTGATGCCCCCAGACAGGGCCATTTCATTCCACCAACCGCAATCCGGGTCGACAGCATCGCGCAGATGGATCGGGAAATTTTTGGCCCCGTCCTTCATGTGGCCACGTTCCGGGCCGAGGCGCTCGACGAGGTTATCACCGCGATCAACGACACGGGCTACGGGCTGACCTTTGGGCTGCACACACGGATCGACGATCGGGTTCAAGCCATCGTTGAACGGGTCGATGCGGGGAATATCTATGTCAATCGCGACCAGATCGGTGCTGTCGTTGGCAGCCAACCTTTCGGGGGTGAAGGGCTTTCAGGCACCGGCCCCAAAGCTGGCGGGCCGCACTATCTGCCGCGCTTTAGCGGTGAAACACGCGAACCCATCGCCGATAGCTGGGACAAGTCAGCTGATCTTGAGGCGCTGACCGATACGCTAAAGGCGGCCCCGCGCCAGAGCCCAAGCGCACCCACCCAGATGCCTGGGCCGACCGGCGAATCCAACCAGCACAGCACCCGCCCGCGCGGCCCGGTGTTATGCCTGGGTCCGGGCAAGGCCGCAGCGGCACAACAGGTCGCGCTGGTTGATGCATTGGGTGGCTATGGGGTCAGCAGCGCGGGGTCGATTCCGCCAGAGACACTGGAAAGCCTGCCCATCGCGGCTGCGATCTGGTGGGGTGATGCAGCGACCGGGCGCAAGATCGAAATGGCATTGGCCAAACGCGACGGCCCGATCACGGCCTTGATTACGGACACGCCCGATCTGGCACATGTCATGCATGAACGGCATGTCTGTATCGACACAACCGCGGCAGGCGGAAATGCGTCACTTCTGGCAGAGGTCGCGGGCTAG
- a CDS encoding flagellar biosynthetic protein FliR — protein MSRDIVLQFVNVPFETGMAVFIICSLRMFGIFYSFYPFSWGFFSDRIMRLSVVVALTAPLMLLEYTTVAEGVATMSSLTIALLAAKEFAIGYGLGLLASSPFRALQYAGAVSDTFRGENDSGLTSPDGSGIQTTSLFYLIIGFAVFFGNGGLIYIVDMIYATYAIWPLMETLPFLVDGTADIALRALGKALRLAVKIIAPVILLLFIVELVLAIAEKLARRFGIFQLSFVVKNLVTKLTLPLTAMLILRVADAELIAAFDAVDVMRSYFP, from the coding sequence ATGAGCCGGGACATTGTTTTACAGTTTGTGAATGTGCCATTCGAGACTGGAATGGCAGTGTTTATTATATGTTCGTTACGGATGTTTGGGATCTTTTACTCATTCTATCCCTTTAGTTGGGGGTTCTTTTCCGACCGTATCATGCGTCTGAGTGTTGTTGTCGCCTTGACCGCACCACTTATGTTGCTGGAATATACGACTGTGGCCGAGGGCGTCGCCACAATGTCATCTTTGACAATCGCGCTGCTTGCGGCGAAGGAATTCGCAATTGGGTACGGGCTGGGGTTGCTGGCATCCAGCCCGTTTCGTGCTTTGCAATATGCCGGGGCCGTGTCAGACACGTTCCGTGGTGAGAATGACAGCGGCCTGACATCGCCGGACGGGAGCGGCATTCAAACGACGTCACTTTTCTATCTGATAATTGGCTTTGCTGTCTTTTTTGGCAACGGTGGGCTGATCTACATCGTTGATATGATCTATGCGACCTATGCGATATGGCCGCTGATGGAGACGTTGCCGTTTTTGGTCGACGGCACCGCAGATATCGCATTAAGAGCGCTCGGAAAGGCGTTACGTCTGGCCGTCAAGATCATCGCGCCGGTGATCCTTCTTTTGTTTATCGTCGAGCTTGTTCTGGCAATCGCCGAAAAGCTTGCTCGGCGCTTTGGCATCTTCCAACTTTCGTTTGTTGTGAAGAACCTCGTTACAAAACTCACGCTGCCATTAACTGCAATGCTCATACTCAGGGTCGCAGATGCCGAGCTTATTGCAGCTTTTGATGCAGTTGACGTTATGCGTTCGTACTTTCCATGA
- the sctJ gene encoding type III secretion system inner membrane ring lipoprotein SctJ has product MVHRRIRTSLLLALPLLLMGCKEAIYTNLSARAVNEMVATLISANVSASRKEVEAGVYSLMIDKQDLAIATIILDQHGLPSREFRAMDDVFTAEGLVGTPFEEQVRYAFALEQQLTQDIVSIAGVRDAGVTISLPRDEQRGRNEARPGSASVIVHHEVNFNVQAAIPKIKTLISGAIADLDYEQVAVVSFPVVRSEVTVTAPEVSEANVFGMNSALFIAAGLLMAICFCIYQLACAALRSRR; this is encoded by the coding sequence ATGGTTCATCGTCGAATTCGCACTTCGTTGCTGCTCGCATTGCCTTTGCTGCTGATGGGCTGCAAGGAGGCGATCTATACCAATTTGAGCGCGCGCGCTGTGAATGAAATGGTTGCGACGCTTATTTCCGCGAATGTCTCGGCCAGCCGGAAAGAGGTCGAGGCTGGTGTCTATTCCTTGATGATCGACAAGCAGGATTTGGCAATCGCAACAATCATTCTGGACCAGCATGGGCTGCCATCACGCGAGTTCCGCGCAATGGATGATGTCTTCACTGCCGAGGGGTTGGTTGGAACGCCCTTTGAAGAGCAAGTCAGATATGCCTTCGCTTTGGAACAACAGCTTACTCAGGATATTGTTTCTATCGCAGGCGTGCGGGACGCTGGTGTGACGATCAGCTTGCCAAGAGACGAGCAGCGGGGGCGAAACGAGGCTCGGCCCGGCTCGGCGTCTGTGATTGTCCATCATGAGGTGAACTTCAATGTTCAGGCCGCAATTCCGAAAATCAAAACACTGATTTCGGGTGCGATTGCCGATCTCGACTATGAGCAAGTGGCGGTCGTGTCATTTCCTGTCGTCCGATCTGAAGTTACGGTGACCGCCCCGGAAGTGAGCGAAGCCAACGTCTTTGGCATGAACTCAGCGTTATTTATTGCAGCTGGGCTTCTGATGGCGATTTGCTTTTGTATTTACCAACTTGCCTGCGCAGCACTGAGAAGCCGGAGATAA
- a CDS encoding flagellar biosynthetic protein FliQ: MAEGTFAHYLIAFMMNVVLLAGLPLAVATVSGLIVSIIQAVTQIQDQTLSQTMKIVAITAMLLSFGGSLVAPLLSSTRELFSSFGNLGF, from the coding sequence ATGGCAGAGGGTACTTTTGCACATTATTTGATTGCGTTTATGATGAACGTTGTCCTATTAGCCGGGCTGCCATTGGCGGTGGCGACGGTCAGCGGACTAATTGTTTCAATTATCCAGGCAGTCACCCAGATTCAGGATCAGACGCTTTCGCAAACAATGAAGATCGTCGCCATCACAGCGATGTTGCTTAGCTTTGGTGGGTCCCTGGTTGCGCCGCTATTGAGCTCGACACGCGAGTTGTTCAGTTCATTCGGAAATCTGGGCTTCTAG
- a CDS encoding EscU/YscU/HrcU family type III secretion system export apparatus switch protein, producing the protein MSDSQPKKHNASEKKLRKQREEGNVPQFSDVTSLWNFAVALVVIPIIAMIIIEHLMSLFSVVERAEVLDFMVVYRPAILAALNAVFLSVGVLILAKIVISVFTSMILLKGINFALKPLVPKPNRLSPAAGLKRMFGKRTWVEVGQGLLRLTAWFAVVLLTLYLYLDDLFHLDRCNENCAIILALRIFGILSTTAIVILLVSVLIEVPLQRGLYLKEQKMTDEEVKKERKEQFGSDEVRRERNRIRDEMARTAGSAGVDKANMIFFFEDRAVAIRYHPDHAPIPIVAAKAGTPEAVEKLRAAVKENGFSELQDQEIVETSFGTEPGYQVDEIAFKPLVRGMQAIFGG; encoded by the coding sequence ATGAGCGACTCACAACCGAAAAAACATAATGCGTCCGAAAAGAAGCTGCGTAAACAGCGTGAGGAAGGCAATGTTCCACAATTCTCGGATGTGACGAGCCTTTGGAATTTCGCAGTCGCCTTGGTTGTCATTCCAATTATCGCGATGATAATCATAGAGCATTTGATGTCGCTATTCTCTGTTGTTGAACGGGCAGAGGTTCTTGATTTTATGGTTGTTTATAGACCTGCCATTCTTGCCGCACTTAATGCCGTTTTCCTGAGCGTTGGGGTGCTCATTTTGGCGAAAATTGTAATTAGCGTCTTCACATCAATGATCCTTTTGAAGGGTATCAATTTTGCGCTAAAGCCCTTGGTACCCAAACCAAACCGCTTGTCCCCGGCGGCTGGCCTCAAGCGCATGTTCGGGAAACGCACCTGGGTTGAGGTCGGTCAGGGGTTATTGCGGCTGACAGCGTGGTTCGCGGTTGTTCTTTTAACACTCTATCTTTATTTGGACGATCTTTTTCACCTTGATCGATGCAATGAGAACTGCGCGATCATTCTGGCGTTACGAATCTTTGGGATCCTGTCGACGACCGCAATCGTCATACTATTGGTGTCGGTTCTTATCGAGGTCCCGCTTCAGCGTGGCCTTTATCTCAAAGAGCAAAAAATGACCGATGAGGAAGTGAAAAAGGAGCGCAAGGAGCAATTCGGCTCTGATGAGGTCCGCCGCGAACGCAACCGCATACGGGATGAAATGGCGCGGACCGCCGGTAGCGCCGGTGTTGATAAAGCGAACATGATCTTCTTCTTCGAAGATCGTGCAGTTGCCATTCGCTATCATCCGGATCATGCGCCAATCCCCATCGTCGCAGCAAAGGCTGGCACCCCAGAAGCCGTCGAAAAGCTGCGCGCGGCCGTCAAGGAAAACGGCTTTAGTGAACTCCAGGACCAAGAGATCGTTGAGACCTCGTTTGGTACCGAACCGGGATATCAAGTGGACGAAATTGCCTTCAAACCGTTGGTACGTGGGATGCAAGCCATCTTTGGCGGTTAA